Proteins found in one Pseudomonas marvdashtae genomic segment:
- the algK gene encoding alginate biosynthesis TPR repeat lipoprotein AlgK, which produces MTIIKILNTPQSLWVRACSRKDQRGQDEMPQARSQVGTLCALALAVSLAGCAGLPDQRLANEALKRGDTALAQQNYQQLADLGYSEAQVGLADIQVDSRDPEQMRKAEATYRAAADISPRAQARLGRLLVAKPGSTEAEKHEAEGLLKKAFANGEGNTLIPLAMLYLQYPHSFPNVNAQQQISQWRSAGYPEAGLAQILLYRTQGTYDQHLDEVEKVCKAALATTDICYVELATVYQKRAQPEQQAELLKQMQAGHARGVVSAQRVDSVARVLADSSLGKTDEKTAQSLLEGIAPGYPAAWVSLAQLLYDFPELGDVDKMMQYLENGRAADQPRAEVLLGKLYYEGKWVPADAKAAEEHFQKAVGREVSADYYLGQIYRRGYLGQVYSQKALDHLLKAARNGQNSADYAIAQLFSQGKGTKPNPVNAYVFSQLAKAQNTPQAIELAQTLEAQLPPQQLAQAQRLLQQEQAIRGAMSPDTLELQALKEDDGEEPL; this is translated from the coding sequence GTGACCATTATAAAAATCCTTAACACCCCACAGAGCCTGTGGGTGCGAGCATGCTCGCGAAAGGATCAACGCGGTCAGGATGAGATGCCGCAAGCGCGTTCCCAAGTGGGGACCCTGTGTGCCTTGGCATTGGCCGTGAGCCTGGCCGGTTGTGCCGGCCTGCCCGACCAACGCCTGGCCAACGAAGCCCTCAAGCGCGGCGACACGGCGTTGGCGCAGCAGAACTATCAGCAATTGGCAGACCTGGGCTACAGCGAAGCCCAGGTTGGCCTGGCCGATATCCAGGTAGACAGCCGCGACCCCGAGCAGATGAGAAAGGCCGAGGCGACCTACCGCGCCGCTGCCGACATCTCGCCACGGGCCCAGGCTCGCCTGGGTCGCCTGCTGGTGGCCAAGCCCGGTTCCACCGAAGCGGAAAAACATGAAGCCGAAGGTTTGCTGAAAAAGGCCTTCGCCAACGGTGAAGGCAATACCCTGATCCCGCTGGCGATGCTGTACCTGCAATACCCTCACAGCTTCCCTAACGTCAACGCCCAGCAGCAGATCAGCCAATGGCGCAGCGCCGGTTATCCGGAAGCGGGCCTGGCGCAAATCCTGCTCTATCGCACCCAGGGCACTTACGACCAGCATCTGGACGAAGTGGAAAAGGTCTGCAAGGCAGCCTTGGCCACCACCGACATCTGCTATGTCGAACTGGCCACGGTCTATCAGAAACGCGCTCAGCCCGAACAGCAGGCTGAACTGCTCAAGCAGATGCAGGCCGGTCACGCCCGTGGCGTAGTGTCTGCCCAGCGTGTGGACAGCGTCGCTCGTGTCCTGGCCGATTCGAGCCTGGGCAAGACCGACGAGAAAACCGCCCAGTCGCTGCTCGAAGGCATCGCCCCCGGCTACCCCGCTGCCTGGGTCAGCCTGGCGCAACTGCTTTACGACTTCCCCGAGCTGGGTGATGTCGACAAGATGATGCAGTACCTGGAAAACGGCCGTGCCGCCGACCAGCCGCGTGCCGAAGTGCTGCTGGGCAAGCTGTACTACGAAGGCAAGTGGGTGCCGGCTGACGCCAAAGCCGCCGAGGAACATTTCCAGAAAGCCGTTGGCCGTGAAGTGTCCGCCGACTACTACCTCGGCCAGATCTATCGCCGTGGCTACCTGGGCCAGGTGTACTCGCAAAAAGCCCTGGATCACCTGCTCAAGGCCGCTCGCAACGGCCAGAACAGCGCTGACTACGCCATTGCCCAGCTGTTTTCCCAAGGCAAGGGCACCAAGCCCAACCCGGTCAACGCTTATGTGTTCAGCCAGTTAGCCAAGGCGCAAAACACCCCGCAGGCCATCGAGCTTGCCCAGACCCTCGAAGCACAATTACCGCCGCAGCAACTTGCACAAGCGCAACGCCTGCTACAACAAGAGCAGGCCATTCGCGGCGCAATGAGCCCCGATACGCTGGAACTGCAAGCCCTAAAAGAAGATGACGGCGAGGAACCTCTATGA